One part of the Bacteroidota bacterium genome encodes these proteins:
- a CDS encoding T9SS type A sorting domain-containing protein, with amino-acid sequence MHHADANGDGWIDQDDTTVVISNYGQSHPLANPDPQRPAAGPDLAVVPVGSVFAAGDTVHLKVMAGNNVLPVDLLSAIGFKVGVPPGLIVPGSYEVTTVNNWLCPDSNCIMYHRADETNGIAAVSLARLDGDQVSAYGELADISFVVNAAYTGSPTVTISLNDYRAFDPEVTPISLSPIDGIIQVTNTSAEEIAAFDGLKLYPNPTGGEVNLLFNYRGQPNEGVQIEVLDIAGRVVKSFNAVQLRNGVQQIQLDCSDLINGMYFISIQSMNEWVTLKLVKN; translated from the coding sequence ATGCACCACGCAGATGCCAACGGCGACGGATGGATTGATCAGGACGACACTACAGTAGTGATCTCCAACTACGGACAGTCCCATCCGTTAGCCAATCCTGATCCACAGAGACCGGCCGCCGGTCCGGACCTCGCTGTAGTTCCTGTTGGGTCGGTCTTTGCAGCCGGGGATACCGTTCATCTGAAAGTGATGGCCGGAAACAATGTTCTTCCGGTGGATTTGCTTTCTGCGATTGGCTTTAAAGTAGGTGTGCCGCCCGGGTTGATTGTTCCCGGTTCTTATGAAGTTACCACTGTGAACAACTGGCTCTGTCCTGATAGTAACTGCATCATGTATCATCGTGCGGATGAAACAAATGGAATTGCAGCTGTGAGCCTTGCGCGATTGGATGGAGATCAGGTGTCTGCTTATGGAGAATTAGCTGATATCAGTTTTGTAGTGAATGCCGCTTATACCGGAAGTCCAACGGTCACTATCAGTTTGAATGACTACAGAGCCTTCGATCCGGAGGTAACACCAATTTCACTTTCACCGATAGACGGAATTATTCAGGTGACCAATACTTCAGCAGAAGAAATAGCTGCCTTTGATGGTTTGAAACTTTATCCGAATCCTACAGGAGGAGAAGTGAATTTGCTTTTTAACTATAGAGGGCAACCAAATGAAGGAGTTCAAATAGAGGTGTTGGATATTGCCGGACGGGTGGTTAAATCATTCAATGCTGTCCAACTTCGAAACGGGGTACAGCAAATTCAATTGGATTGCAGTGACCTGATCAATGGTATGTATTTTATTTCAATTCAATCGATGAACGAATGGGTTACGTTGAAGTTGGTAAAAAACTAA